The DNA segment GGTGGCTTCCCCGGGGGTGGCTTCCGGGTCGCCTTCGGCGTCGCTGTTGGCGTCGTTTTCGGCAATCCGCTGCAGGCCGCTGAGCTTGGCGCCTTCGTCCAGTGCAATCAGTGTGACGCCCTGGGTGGCGCGGCCCATTTCGCGGATCTCCGCCACCCGGGTGCGCACCAGCACGCCGGTGTCGGTGATCAGCATGATCTCGTCTTCGGTGCCGACCAGGGTGGCGGCCACGACCTTGCCGTTGCGTTCGGACTGCTGGATGGCAATCATGCCCTTGGTGCCGCGGCCGTGGCGGGTGTACTCACCGATGTGGGTGCGCTTGCCGTAGCCGTTTTCGGTGGCGGTCAGCACGCTTTGCGAGCCTTCGGCCACGTTGCCGGTGCCGTCGTCGGCTTCGGCCACCAGCATGGCGATCACGTTTTGCGTGTCGTCGATGTTCATGCCGCGCACGCCACGGGCATTGCGGCCCATGGGGCGGACATCGTTTTCGTCAAAGCGCACCGCCTTGCCGCCGTCAGAGAACAGCATCACGTCGTGCTTGCCATCGGTGAGTGCGGCGCCAATCAGGAAGTCGCCTTCGTCCAGGCCCACGGCAATGATGCCGGCCTTGCGCGGGTTGCTGAACTCTGTCAGCGGCGTCTTCTTGACGGTGCCCATGCTGGTGGCCATGAAGACGTAGTGGTCTTCGGGGAAGCTGCGGTTTTCACCGGTGAGCGGCAGCACCACGTTGATCTTCTCGCCTTCCTGCAGCGGGAACATGTTGACGATGGGGCGTCCGCGCGAGCCGCGCGAGCCTGCAGGCACTTCCCAGACCTTGAGCCAGTACAGGCGGCCACGGTTGGAGAAGCACAGCAGGTAGTCGTGCGTGTTGGCGATGAAGAGCTGGTCGATCCAGTCGTCTTCCTTGGTAGAGGTGGCCTGCTTGCCGCGGCCGCCGCGCTTTTGCGAGCGGTATTCGGACAGCGGCTGGCTCTTGATGTAGCCGGTGTGCGAGAGCGTCACCACCATGTCGGTGGGGGTGATCAGGTCTTCGGTGGACAGGTCTTGCGCGCTGTACTCGATGGTGGAGCGGCGCATGCCCTTCTTGGATTGGCCGAATTCGGTCTTCAGCGTGGTCAGTTCGTCACCGATGATGGTGGACACGCGGGCGGGCTTGGCCAGGATGTCCAGCAGGTCTTCGATGGCGGCCATGATCTCGCGGTATTCGGCGACGATCTTGTCCTGCTCCAGGCCGGTCAGGCGCTGCAGGCGCATTTGCAGGATTTCCTGCGCTTGCGTGTCGGACAGGCGGTACAGACCGTCCTGGCCCAGGCCGAATTCGCGTTCCAGCGATTCCGGGCGGTAGTCGTCGGCATTGACCACCCCGCCGTCTTCGCGGGTGCGGGTGAGCATTTCGCGCACCAGCTTGCTGTCCCAGCTCTTGGCCATCAGCTCGGCTTTGGCCACCGGTGGGGTGGGGGCGTTGCGGATGATGGCAATGAAGTCATCGATATTGGCCAGCGCGACGGCCAGGCCTTCCAGCACGTGGCCCCGGTCGCGCGCCTTGCGCAGCTCGAACACGGTGCGTCGGGTCACCACTTCGCGGCGGTGCTGCAGGAAGACCTGTACCAGATCCTTCAGATTGCACAGCTTGGGCTGGCCGTCGACCAGCGCGACCATATTGACGCCGAAGGTGTCCTGCAGCTGGGTCTGCTTGTACAGATTGTTCAGCACCACTTCGGGCACTTCGCCGCGCTTGAGTTCGATCACCAGGCGCATGCCGGATTTGTCCGACTCGTCCTGGATGTGGCTGATGCCTTCGATCTTCTTTTCGTGCACCAGTTCGGCCATGCGCTCTTGCAGGGTCTTCTTGTTCACCTGGTAGGGGAGCTCATCCACGATGATGGACTGGCGCTGGCCCCGGTCGATGTCTTCAAAGTGCACCTTGGCGCGCATCACCACACGGCCGCGGCC comes from the Comamonas terrigena NBRC 13299 genome and includes:
- the gyrA gene encoding DNA gyrase subunit A, with amino-acid sequence MTQFAKETLPISLEEEMRRSYLDYAMSVIVGRALPDARDGLKPVHRRVLYAMHELNNDWNRPYKKSARIVGDVIGKYHPHGDSAVYDTIVRMAQDFSLRHMLVDGQGNFGSVDGDSAAAMRYTEIRLSKIAHEMLGDIDKETVDFGPNYDGSESEPLTLPARLPNLLVNGSAGIAVGMATNIPPHNLNEVVDACLHLLRNPEASVDDLMEIVPAPDFPTAGIIYGINGVKEAYRTGRGRVVMRAKVHFEDIDRGQRQSIIVDELPYQVNKKTLQERMAELVHEKKIEGISHIQDESDKSGMRLVIELKRGEVPEVVLNNLYKQTQLQDTFGVNMVALVDGQPKLCNLKDLVQVFLQHRREVVTRRTVFELRKARDRGHVLEGLAVALANIDDFIAIIRNAPTPPVAKAELMAKSWDSKLVREMLTRTREDGGVVNADDYRPESLEREFGLGQDGLYRLSDTQAQEILQMRLQRLTGLEQDKIVAEYREIMAAIEDLLDILAKPARVSTIIGDELTTLKTEFGQSKKGMRRSTIEYSAQDLSTEDLITPTDMVVTLSHTGYIKSQPLSEYRSQKRGGRGKQATSTKEDDWIDQLFIANTHDYLLCFSNRGRLYWLKVWEVPAGSRGSRGRPIVNMFPLQEGEKINVVLPLTGENRSFPEDHYVFMATSMGTVKKTPLTEFSNPRKAGIIAVGLDEGDFLIGAALTDGKHDVMLFSDGGKAVRFDENDVRPMGRNARGVRGMNIDDTQNVIAMLVAEADDGTGNVAEGSQSVLTATENGYGKRTHIGEYTRHGRGTKGMIAIQQSERNGKVVAATLVGTEDEIMLITDTGVLVRTRVAEIREMGRATQGVTLIALDEGAKLSGLQRIAENDANSDAEGDPEATPGEATEGDDTPEAPSAE